In the Streptomyces sp. NBC_00525 genome, one interval contains:
- a CDS encoding coenzyme F420-0:L-glutamate ligase: protein MSAPPPPTSGFSAFALAPFPRIQPGDDLVGAMTEVLSRTGTPLLDGDIVVVASKVVSISEKRYVALADVTPSPEAVDLSARTGKPAAVVQLILDHSTEHFLATERGPIIARHTLGHQLTSAGIDRDGADGVWLLPVDPDASARTLRNGLVSHTEADIAVVIADSDGRADRRGATCVSIGAAGVAPLRLSEHGGKKQEETLADMIAAAAGIILGQRGRGAPVVIMRGIGYTASDEGVSAMLHHAPVR, encoded by the coding sequence AGCCCGGAGACGACCTTGTCGGCGCGATGACCGAGGTGCTGTCCCGAACCGGCACCCCGCTGCTGGACGGCGACATCGTGGTGGTTGCCAGCAAGGTCGTCTCGATCTCGGAGAAGCGCTATGTCGCGCTGGCCGACGTCACGCCCTCGCCCGAGGCTGTGGACCTGTCGGCCCGGACTGGCAAGCCGGCCGCCGTGGTCCAGCTCATCCTGGACCACTCGACCGAGCACTTCCTGGCTACCGAGCGCGGACCGATCATCGCCCGCCACACTCTGGGCCATCAGCTGACCTCGGCGGGGATCGACCGGGACGGGGCCGATGGTGTGTGGCTGCTCCCCGTGGACCCCGACGCGTCGGCCCGTACGCTGCGGAACGGCCTTGTCAGTCACACCGAGGCGGACATCGCGGTCGTCATCGCCGACTCGGACGGACGTGCTGACCGGCGCGGGGCCACGTGCGTTTCCATCGGTGCTGCCGGGGTCGCGCCCCTACGCCTCAGCGAGCACGGCGGCAAAAAGCAGGAAGAAACCCTTGCCGACATGATTGCCGCCGCAGCTGGCATCATTCTTGGCCAACGCGGCCGAGGAGCCCCCGTCGTCATCATGAGGGGCATCGGCTACACCGCGTCCGACGAGGGCGTTTCCGCGATGCTTCACCATGCCCCGGTGAGGTGA
- a CDS encoding helix-turn-helix domain-containing protein — protein sequence MATPQVIAPPRAPSGVPAAGVRHVNVRHVSGFTVIGNHLTQHRKLSLVAIGLAAHIQSLPAGARVGIKSLTGRFPESEARIAAALRELETAGYLHRSRIRLPDGRVVTRTTSYNQPGATTAATPETTAPPTPRRRPPQPIPVETRHRAAAQLLAGLRRHAAQLTLTAADIGELAPAVTAWFDRDVQPAAVRHALTRDLPALVRRPAAFLRTRLTALLPPPLPEAPEPSGPEVVPLQDCDRCERVFRAPEPGHCRDCREADAETGSAAA from the coding sequence ATGGCTACCCCGCAGGTTATCGCGCCCCCTCGCGCCCCGTCCGGCGTCCCCGCCGCAGGCGTTCGGCACGTCAACGTCCGCCACGTCTCCGGCTTCACGGTGATCGGCAACCACCTCACCCAGCACCGGAAGCTCTCGCTCGTCGCGATCGGGCTCGCCGCGCACATCCAGTCGCTGCCCGCAGGGGCCAGGGTCGGCATCAAGTCGCTCACCGGCCGCTTTCCCGAGAGCGAGGCCAGGATCGCCGCCGCGCTGCGCGAACTGGAGACCGCCGGGTATCTGCACCGCAGCCGCATCCGCCTCCCGGACGGCCGCGTCGTCACCCGTACGACCTCCTACAACCAGCCCGGCGCCACGACGGCGGCCACGCCCGAAACCACGGCACCCCCCACCCCGCGCAGGCGGCCCCCGCAGCCCATTCCGGTGGAGACCCGGCACCGGGCGGCGGCGCAACTCCTCGCCGGGCTCCGCCGCCACGCGGCGCAACTCACGCTGACCGCCGCCGACATCGGCGAACTCGCCCCGGCCGTCACCGCCTGGTTCGACCGCGACGTGCAACCCGCCGCCGTCCGGCACGCGCTGACCCGCGACCTGCCCGCCCTCGTCCGGCGCCCGGCGGCGTTCCTGCGCACCCGCCTCACCGCGCTTCTGCCGCCCCCACTGCCCGAAGCCCCGGAACCAAGCGGCCCCGAGGTCGTCCCGCTCCAGGACTGCGACCGCTGCGAGCGCGTCTTCCGGGCGCCGGAGCCCGGCCACTGCCGGGACTGTCGCGAGGCCGACGCGGAGACGGGCAGCGCGGCGGCCTGA